TGGTTGTTACAGTCTTGGAGCAATCAGTAGAAACATGTAAaggcatattattttattttacatttcaaggtacatgtgcaggatgtgcaggtttgttacattggtaaacgtgccacggtggtttgctgcacttctcaacccatcacctgggtattaagccAGGCATGCATTACCtattttccctaatgctctctgTCCCCATCCTACCCTCTTCCAACAGACCTCAGTGTGTGAtactcccctccctgtgtccatgtattctcattgttcagctcccactgaagaatcaatatcgtgaaaaaggccatactgcccaaagcaatttataaattcaatgctatttccattaaactaccattgacattcttcacataattagaaaaaacaactattttaaaattcatatggaacttaAAAAAAGCTCGTatagccaggacaatcctaagcaaaaagaacaaagctacagGCATCATGcaatctgacttcaaactatactacaaggcgacagtaactaaaacagcatggcactggtacaaaactggcacatagaccaatggaacaaaatagagaactcagaaataataccacacatctacaaccatctgatcttcaacaaacctgacaaaaatcaagcaatggggaaagtataccccatttaataaatggtgctagccATATCCAAAAatactgaaactggaccccttccttacatcctATACAagaactaactcaagatggattaaagacttaaatgcaagaaCAATTAATATTTCACTAGTAAGGCTGCCCTCTACCAGATGGGTAATGGAGTCACAATGCAGGGCTAGGAAATGGAGGGCTGGGGATGCTGTGGCTAATTTTAAACACAGCAGCAAACACAGAAAAACCCACAAGGTCCTATAGACTCCTGACTAACCCCAGCATCAGATCTTGGTCTCTGTGGCCTGTGTGATTAATTCATAATTCAAAGCCCAAAGCCTAATTTCTATTGTGTTTAGGATCAAATTCTAACTCTGTGATTCTGATATATGAGGTTTTGCATAGTCTTACCCCTGCACAACTCTTTACCCACTACCTATTCTGTTCTCCCCTTACTTGTTATGCTCCAGATATATCTGTCCAATCCCAGCCCCTTGGCTACCCCCCACAGGATGCCTCAGGAACTGTGCACAGGCTATCCCATCTATTGTACGAGGTCACTCAGGAGATTTGCACAGGATATTTCATCTGCTGGATCACTCAGTCCTCAGATCTTCACAGGGTTGGTTCCTTATGTAGGTCTCAGCTTTCACATCACTCCCTCAGAAAAATCACCATCTCAGCTAATGTTGgtatctattttttattcttttatttaccttgcttttctttcatttccttaattGTACAGATCAAAATGTGTTACAATCttattcatctgtttattttcttgtgttttaacTGTCTGTCTCCTAATGACATGTAAGCTCTAGGAGGTCAGATACTTGCTGAAGTATCACTATGAGTAAATCAGATAGCTTGTACtggtctttcatttctttgctactttgttgttgttttactttggtcagttgagtaaataaatgagtaaatacataaaataggaaTAGATTCCCCAGCGTTAGGAGGATAcattaaatgtattcttttttttttaagttctggggtacatgtgcaggatgtgcagatttcttacataggtaaatgtgtgccatggaggtttgttgcacctatcaacccattacctaggtattaagcctggaaaaatgcattatttttataaactttttttggGGAcgggcagagtcttgctgtgacCTtgactggggtacagtggcatgatcatagctaactgcagtcccaaactcctgggctcaggtgatactcccatgtagctggggctacgggcatgtgccaccatgcctggctaatttttttaagaactttatttttgtagaaaagggatctcattttgttgcccaggttagtctcaaacacgacttcaagcaatactcccattttggcctcctgaagtgctgggattacagatttgagacactgtgcccagccttagatgcatttttaaaagaataaaatagctaggTTGGCCTTATCTGAAGACTTGTTGAATGTGCCACTAAATCTCTTAACATCTAGTGTTCAGCAAGCTTTTTCATTCTTAGAACTCAATCAATAAAACTCAATCAtagaaaactatttcaaaagacTCActctctgaaataataataaaaaaaaatcttcctaaaGAGTTTATgggggctggggatggtggctcacatctataatcacctataatcccagcactttgggaggtcaaggcaggtggatcacttgaggccaggagttagagaccagcctggccaataatagttaaaccccctgtctactaaaaatacaaaaaaattagcctggcatggtggtgcacacctgcacttgggaggctgaggcacaacagTCATTTGAACCCTgaaggccgaggttgcagtgagctgcgatcacgccactgcactccagcctgggcgacaaagcaagactgtctcaaaaaaaaaaaaagaaaaaaagaaaaaacaatttattggaaaatatttgaGACCTGAGATCTGAACCAATCATGAGTTTCATGTTACTATTAAACATATCTTTGCTTGCTGATCGTTTTCAGAGAAGCCTCTAAGCTGTTTTCCAGCTTGTACTCTTTCTGAAGCCTACACAATTCAAGCAGCATGGCCCACAGCAGTGTTGGTAAGAGGCAGACTGGGATTTGGAACCAACTCTGTTAACTCTAAAGGTCCTACTTTCACCTACTGTGTAATCCTCCTTCAAAGCAAGATTGAGGTGATGGAAAGTGTGCTGGCCAAACATTAGGTTTCTGGGTTCTAAGTCCTGTCTCTGCCAATCATAGTTTGTGGGACTTCAGACAAGTCAGTTTATCTTATTGGACCTTAATGTGAAATAATGTTAACTCCAATCCATGGCCACTAAAGTTCCTTCCAGTCCTAGAAATTCTAATACAAAGCACATGTGAGCAACATAGCAGGGCTTTCTCTGTGTACCCACAGTGGAGTTTGATGTGCTAAGGCTCTCAGAAGCCGATTTTGATGATAACCCAAGTTACTTGAGAGATGGTCAAGCCAACACTGGGACTGGAATTCACAGATTTGATCATGGGGTTAGATGGAAACcaccaaaaacaagaaaaagagaaaagattaccCCAAGCACTGTGAGGGGAAGCAGTATTGGAAAATGAGCTCCAAGCAGGCAAGGAATTCACCTGACAGCATGGATGAAGAGCAGGTCTGGAATGCACCAAATGACTAGGATCAGGAGTGTCTGTAAGGGTCAGAATGTAGCAGAGAGCATTGTACAGGGTTCTACCCACAGACTTTAATACACAGACTTTCAAATGCCATGCTACATTTACCATCAAGTACAGTCAGTTAGGAAGCAGATGATGTAAGCTTGCCTGACTGAGCTGCCACATATTGCAGGAGAGTCTCCTGTAGTGCAAAGTGGAGCAGTTTGAAAActtgggaagagaaagagagtagTGAGGGCTGTGGTGGAACTCAGCGTCAGAGGCCAGGGTAACCAGTGCCACGGTAGCAGCAGAACATGAACTACCTGGGACTCACAGAAAACAGTGGTGCTGAGACCTGGGgagttttttttcctcctaatgtCTTTTTGgcctgaaataaaagaacacacagaaatAGTCCTTGGATTGAGTTGCGGGAGCAACAGGTCAATGAAATAAATTCTCCTTTCCCATCACTTACCTGCATGAGGACTGGAGTCAAACTCATCTAAGCCACTGATTGTTCCTCAGGATGGTTATGTTATCTAGAAAGTTGCCCTTAACATACCCAACCACTGAAATGTCTTCCTGCTTGAGTTGTGCTTTCTTTAGTGTCATTTAGTAGCTGTGCTATGCTTTCAGGCTAAAGCCACATTTTTTCAAGCTAGAATTGAATTAGGGTGTGTAGCTGGAAGCCAAGAGAATGCAGTCATTTTTAAGTCAGAAGCATGTGGGAATGTGTGGCTTTGATAGCACAGCATTCAAAGTAATTGATAGTGAAGATATAAGGTCTTGGATTAAAGAGACAGGAAGAACATCCTAGGGGCCTGTGGTAGGCAGCACCATGCCCCCTTCCCCAAATATGCCcatatcctaatccccagaacctgttaATATGTTATCTTGCTTGGCCAAAGGACCTTTGTTGGTGCAATTtaattaaagatcttgagatgtgAAGATTACCCTGGATTATTAATATTGACTCGATGTAATGTAAGAGTTCTTATGAGGGAAAGAGTGAGGTAAGAGGGCCAGGGTCAGATGAGATGCAATAATGGAAACAGAGGtcagagtgatgcagccacaagccaaggaacgcaGGCAGcccctagaagctggaaaagatgTGGAACAGTCTCCTCGGAGCCTctaaaggaacacagccctgctgacatcttaATTTTAGCCCTATAAAACCCAGttcagatttctgacctccagaactatataataattttttttgttttaaaccactataTTTGTGGTGATTCATTActgcagcaataggaaactagcACAGTGCCTTTTGATATGATTCATCTTTTAGCGAGGAAGGTGTTCAGGTCTGTCCCATTTCCATCCCTACCATGCTGACATATCTGGAATCCTTAATTCGATCTCTCACTATAACCCTCTCCTGGAAATCAGAAAATGAATATTAGCTTCACAAATTATTACAAacccacagaaaaataaatatagagaaaTACAATCAAAGAACTGTATTTCAAAACAGCATGCTTTGAGTGGAAGGACTAGAACGTATAAAATGTTGACAGCAGTTTTCTCTAGAAAGTGGgagttagaaaaaaattcttttcttctctgtgcttTTGGGCATTTCCTAAATTACACACATATGCAATGAGTTATAATGTTTATAAACCaaagaacttattttaaaaagaaaacaaaaaacaaaaacatattatcTGTATTGTCTCAACCTTACCCATGTCCAGCAATACTCAACCCAGCTGAGTCCTTTAACTTTTGCTCCTGGAAAAGAGGAAGAGTGGTGTTCCAGAAATCACATAGACACTTCAACAGAGCACAGATGGTTTAAGTCTCAGCTCTTTTCCTTGCTAATTGTATGAATTTCAAACAACATTCTTAACCTACCTGAACTTCACCCCTTTGCAGAGATTTTCTGAATAAGAATTCAAGTTTAGTAAAAGcggtttttaaaaagtagctattAGTTTGTATACTGCTCCTTTGGTTTAACTTCAAAGtatatttttctaccttttatGCCTATGGGAAGTGACCTATCTCTAAAACCCAGTTcaaatttcacttctttttaaattaagtctTTGTGATTGTGACAATTTATGGagaacttactatgtgccaagtactatgACAATTGGTTTATGataatcacatgattatctcatcTCATTTTCACAACACAGTGAGGTAggtgttataatttctattttacagatgacaaaactgaggctaAGGAGAGGTGAGTAACTCATCCAAGACACAGGAAATGCAAAGGCTTCAATTTGAAATTGGCCAGGCCTGTCTGACTCCTTAGCCCTTGCTTTTGAATACTGGCGCCTCTAGAAAGAAGCCACAACTCCCTCCTGTGATCACGGTAGCTCTTTGTTCCACCTCTGTTGAGAACTGATTTTACACTGCTTTGTTTATTCTTACTTATAgttatttctatttgtttggaCTGAAAGCGTTTTGGGTGCAGTGTTGACGTTTCTGGAATTTTGGATTCAACAGATTTTAGCATCACATTCTGCACATAGCAGGTTTCCAATAAACATAGAGAGGCTGACAAAAATCACATTTGAAGTATTTGAAGTAATATTGCACTTCTTCAAACTTAAGGCCTGGGAGAAGTCATTCAGGGCCATGCGCTGTGGACCTCCGGCCACATATGCAAGGCTTTCAGAGCCCCTGGGCTTTCTGTTCAGGACCCAGGTCCACAGTGGATCTCCAAGCCCTCCCTAAGAGGGAAGAATTGAATAGCCATGCAGGAAAATTGCCTGCCTGTGAATTCAAACTATTCCAGGATCACTGGTGTTGCCCCTCACAATACACTTAGGTGAGATCAAGATGTGGAAATTGAGAAAGGTCACTCTTAATGTTGGCAGGTACTTTCAATGTTAGCAGGACAGAAACGGAATAGACAGATGGCAGCATGGAACAAACACAGGGATTTTGCCTACATTCATCAACTTTCCAGCACAACAAACAGACTTTCAGTGGTTTAtgacaataaacatttatttttgcttatgttCCATGAGGGCTGCAGGATGGCTGCAGCTCTGCTCCAGCTGTGGGCTAATTATGAGTCTGCTCTTCTTGTCTTCTTACTCTAGGACCCAGGCTAAAGCAACAGCTCCTACTGAGACAATCTGTTCTCAGGGCAGAACGAAGAAGTGCAAAAGCTGGACTAAACCAtgcaattacatttaaaattttgtttgagtATAGCAAGTGCCACATCAGTCTATGTTGATGTATTGAAGCAAGTCACATAACCAAGCCCAACATCAGTAGGTCTGAGACATTTGCTCCTTCCAACGAAGTAGAGAGTGAGGAAAACTAAAGTGAGAAAAGAGCATAAAATAGAGGTGGCAAGTGTAGAAACCAAACCTCTTAGTGACAACATATGATAGGTGCCCAGGGCCAGCTCTGAGGATGGTGAATCCCTTCTTTTTGATGGTCAGAGGTTTCCTTTACATTTGCAACATTGCAGCCATCAGAGTTCCAGAGACAAGGTATGCAACCTGTAAAGCTCTGCATAGGAGAAGGGGCCTCATCCTCTCTCACTTTGTAGGCTACTGTTAGTGTGACCTCTTGATTCTCGGTGCTCTCTACACAACTAACTTTATGAAACAGAGTGAATCAGAGGCAATACAGAGAGGCCCTTGCTAGGGAAATTGCCTTCCTCAGAACCTTTGTCCATCTATATGGCATATAGGTCATATATTTCTACTCATACTCACAACATATACTCATACATATACACAGCTATTTctactcatacacacatacactcaagTGTATTACATACTTAACACACGCTGCCAGTTGGGATGAGCTATAATGTGGTTTGACTAAGTTGtaagaaaacaatataattaaGTTGAGAGATCTTTGTAGAAAAATATAATGGTCAGGTTtatataaaacaagaaagatcTATCATGAAATTTACAACCATGCTGATACATTTAATGAAGCaggaagttttttaaaataccaaaaaattctAAGTAAGCACAAAAGCACCAAAAAATGATTGTGCTTGTTCAGCAATCTTCCAGCAGAATGCTCTTGATAAACATGAGTTTTTATTAGGCTTCAGCCTTTCAGTAGTTAATGGTGAAGTGTGACTGTCACTGCCTTCTGTTCACATATGATCACAAAGCTTTCATGCTCAAAAGAATGCCCCAGTGTTCACATTTAAAAGAGATTCTTAAATCAGGAGGTCCCTGAACTTATATAGGAAAAAATTCTATCTTTACATTCACTAACCTCTATCTGAAATTTTATCACTTCCTTCCATTTTAAATATAGGCAAAACCACAGTGGTATTAACACTACCTCTCATGTTTGTCACTAATAGAAATTAATGGTTTTATATCTCGATATAGTTGTGgatattataaaatttcatttatgcTCATCACTGCTTTGAAATTACAGTAGTTTTATTGCGCCTGCCAGCAGATCTTGTTATTTGATGCTTTCAAAAAGAAGCACACATATGATTATATTACAAATTTGACTGTTTTTAAgacttttatataatattttaataattgtttttctttataattccatgtttaaaaaaaactttattccTTCAGAAGTTTTCATCATGAGTAGGGGTCTGTGGTCTTTACCAGAGTGTCAAAAATGTCCACGGCACAAAAAATCAATAACACTTGCCTTACATGTGGTTAACTCTCACTCAACTAGAGAGAGTGACTAAGGGTTATTATCACCACAGACACTCTACTGAGATCTCAAGAGAATGTCATTGAGTACAGGCTTTCATTTGTCCAAGGGCCTAACCCAGTTTTCTGGGTGCAACAGATTTGCTTCTTACATTCTATTCTCCTAACAAAGAGGATGAAAAAGCTGGGCTTCAAATCCTGGGGTCAGGTGCCTCCCCTCTCCACCCATCAGCTCATGCTTCCCTTTGTGGTGTCCACTGAAGGTGCAATTCTTGTTCTCATTCTCCCCTGGTTCTTTGGTGATGTAAACATTGTATCATGACACGCATGTCCTTGTGTTTCTGTGATTCACTGGAAACTGGAGTCTCCTACTTGCTCTTCAGTGTTAGTCCTATTCACAGATTTATTAGCTGTCCAGGTTTCCCCAATATTTCAGAGAAATAGTAGACAGGTTAACAGCTTTCAAGTAAGAAGATAGGTGAAGAGCTTTCAAGTAAGGATGCCAAGGTAGATTACCAGATCTTTGTGGGCCTCATCTGTTGTGCTCTGTAAGGGTAATATCCACCTCACAGGTTTATAGGCATTACGTGAGATGCAGAACATCATAGGTTCTCAGTAACTGTTagttccttcccttcttttcattGGGGACCTATCTGGCTAAGGCAGCCTTCTCCACCTAACAGGAAACAATAATATATGCAAGAAGCAGAATCACTTCTTGCTTCTATCTAAGTGACTAGTTCAGAGCTCCACCTTGTGAAGCAGCCGGGTCTCTTATTTCCAAGATGGAGACTGCTATGCCTAGTTGATTGGGAATAGGGTGGCTTATTTCTAGaaaggtaagagaaaaaaatgctttttaaagtaaTGACTCACTTATAGGttgcaaattatatttattgttataCAAAAGGCACAGTATTTCTAGCTTCTTAATAACTCAAAACTATATATGCTCGGATAAGTTTTAGTTTATCATTtatctgtaatttatttaataatgccTAAGAGTTAACAAAAAAGAAGCTATAATTACTTCCAAAGAAAAATTAAGCACTAAAGaatacatatagaaaaatatttttacaacaatttttttaaataaggaggaAAGTTTGGGGTTAAtagcacctctctctctctccataaatccatatatacataaatgggATAAACTCATTTTAGCTAACTTAATTGACAAAATAAGATTTTTACTCCtttaatgattatttatttatttatttatttgtttatttatttatttttgagacagagtttcactcttattgcccgggctggagtacaatgttgcaatcttggctcactgcaacctccatctcccgggttcaagcaattgtcctgcctcagactcccgaatagttgggattacaggcgtgtgccatcacgcccagctaattttgtatttttagtagagacagggtttctccatgttgatcaagctggtctcgagctcctgatctcaggtgatctgccctcctcggcctcccaaaattctgggattacaggcatgagccactgcacccagtcactcCTTTAATGATTATTATTGAAATGTGAATGGTTGTTTTAAGTACTTGTTTAATGGCTGCTTATCTGACTATTGACATATGAATTGCTCTTGAAACACATTTGCTCCTTCATTGTCTAAGTTTACCTGTTGAGATTGATACACCTGTATCTGTATCTATAGCTACACCTATCTGTGCATCTGTAGTTGAGAGGCTTTGAGGCTTTGAATTAATTCAtaaaaaagtttttcaaataaGCAAttattaatttggaaaaaaaatctcagtaatAAATATAAAGGAATGGTGATTAGAGGCTTTAGGGAAATATTCAGGAGAAGACAGGCAGGCTGTATATAAAGGTGCTCAGGCCCTTTACTAGTAATCGCTGCTGAGAAACCTTTGGTTCAATTCTGAGCAGGCATGTGGCACAGGAGCTtgtttttacaaaaaacaaaaccaaaagcatgTGCTGGTATTCCTGGAAAGATAGCAGGTCTAACTTGTGtgagaaaaatttaaaggaagaaataataagatGAAAAGATGTGGATAATTACCACTTAAAATATTCCAAGTATGTTCAGgtttaaattattcaaaaagataagaaaaacatTCCTTCAAGAATATGATACTTTTACTCAGTGATTACCACAATGGACAAACCTGGCTGACAAGTCAGCCTAGTGCTTGGGATTTTAGGAGATGGGGATTCTAAAATGAACACTTTGAGAAAAAGACATTCTAGACACTTGATTATGATTaggaaatatgaaatgaaattatgATTCAAACCAGGTTTCCTGAAGTTAGATTATGCCATATTTTCACTTAAGAACCTAGTAGAAAGGAAATAGTACAAACACCTAATTTTAGTCGAGGAAACtctgtggtgggaggagggaggattcAAAGATTGTTGATATCTCTCCCGACTGCTCCATGTGGCAGAACCAGTGTGAGAACTCAGGAAGCCAGACCGCAGTGCTCTGTTCCTTCCATCGTTGCATCTTAGTTGTTTCAAGGAAGCAATGAATGAGGAATCAAATACGTGCACAGTGTTCAGGCTTATCCAGTGGATATTAAGATGATTTCTTGCTCTCCTTTTCCTCCAAAGTACTATAATACCATTGAATGAGGGAAGTGCTTACCCTTTTCCAAATTAAGGAGCTTGTCTTTCTCTTCTACTTAACCCATGCTGTCCTGGAAGCATGCCCACAAACCCAACACCACACAGCCCACGGTCACAGTGCCGCTTATCCTTCCTGTGAGGTTCTACTCCTTGCCTGCATTTAGAAGAAGGAATCATTCTTGGTACAAATCAACAGTGCGTGTCTGCGGTGAGAAGAGCTTCTGACTCAGTGTGAGTTTCAGTGCCTTCCGAAACCACTGGTAGGAAAAGACATAGATGATGGGGTTGCAGGCTGAGTTGAAGTAAGCAAACCAGATAAAGATGTCAAAGACCAGTGGGGGTGTGATAAAGTGAAGGAGGCTGTCGACCATCGTGTCTATGGTGAAGGGCAGCCAGCACAAGAGGTATATGCCCACAGCAATGCCCAGAGTCTTGGCAGCTTTTCTCTCATGCTTGGCAGCCCCAGCCAGGCTATTGCTCAATGTAGTAATCTGCTGAGCCTGCCTGGTAGCTACCACAAAGATCTTCACATACAAGCTGATCATAATGAGGCAGGGGACAAAGAACAAAGGGAAGTTTAACCAGCCCCAAAATTTATTGAGCAGCAGCTGGCAACTGCCCACACAAGGCGTCTCTTCCAGCCACTGGCTGAGCCTTGTCTCTACCACATCTGTGTAGAGGAAGAAGGAAGTGTATGTTGCGGGCACCCCCCATCCTGCTAGGATGTACCTGAGGGCCACCCTCACTGTGAACTTGGAGGGATAGAGCAGGGGGTCACAGATGGCACAGTGGCGGTCAATGGAAATGAAACATAGATGGAAGATGGAGGTGAGGCAGAAGAGGGTGTCCAGGTAAGTGTGCAGGCGGCAGAGGAAGTCCCCGAAGAACCAGCAGCTCTCCACTGAGCGAATGGTGCTGAGGGGCAGCACGAGCAGACCCAGAAACATGTCAGCCAAGGCCAGGGAGAGCAGCAAGAAGTTGGTGGGTGTGTGAAGCGCTTTGAAGTAGGACAcagcaaatgctacaaataaaTTCCCTAGCACGATAATCAGCATGCCTGCTGCACAGGCCAGGTAGATGACCAACTGGATGGCCAGAGTATGTACTGTCCTGGGGCAAGACCCATTCACCTGGTAGCAGAATGCCGCAGGGTGCTCTTCAGCACCTTGGATAAAGACAGCTCTCATTTATGGTTTCCACTCTTCCTCTGTCTGAGAACTGGCCACCTTCTCCACTgcggggcaaaaaaaaaaaaaaaaactatctgcTAAATACTCACAAAGTGAAATGAAGAGGAGGAAACTAAAGTACAATTTGGAACCTAGTGCATGTCCCTGGGTACTGAATCAACTGTGCCCTGAAAATCAAATGCAGCATGGTATTCAAGGTTTCATGAGAGTTATTTCTGCTAGCCCTAGTTTATATGACTAGGTAGTTTAAAACGAGTGTACATAgtattcttaaagaaagaaaagaaggatgtaAACTGAATGTTTCCTCAAAGAAACCTTGATTATATCAGTAGGTAGTATTAAATAATAGAGAGTGTCTCTTGCATTTTGATAAGGTACTTTTTGTCAAATGTAAAGTGAAATTTAAAGCAATGATCTGAATCAAGTGACCAATTCATTCTTGTTAAATTATTCCTTGGAAAAAGTGTAAGTTCTAGTTTCCCTCTTTAAGAATTACATACATTGACAATAAAATCAGCAGATTAAGCTTTTTAGCTACATGTCAACTGTTCCCAAGAGAAGAATTCAGCATGCAAATACTAATAATTAAAAGGGTAGAAAATTGCTCTAGTTTAGTTTTAAATGCTGCACATTTTATGATGATAGCATAAAGCGTTTACACATCTTGGTAGAACTATTTGATAGGCAAAATGATTTTATCTGTTTAACATCGTAAATCTGTGAACTATTAACCAAGTCCTAATATATTGAATTCAGGGTTTCTAAGCTACTTACACAGGTAGGAATCAGAATCCCTTTCTGGGAAGAAATGTTTCTTGGAGCAGGTGGACATAGGGAATGTTAGAGTACTCTTCTGTTGGCCACAATGACAGATGTGCAATCAGTTAATGATTTTATACTCTCAATAGAAACTACTCCTCCATGTGCTATGATACAAATAAGCTGTGAAGAGGCACCATGGGACCTAGTTTGCACTATTCGCAAGTCTCAGTTGTTTAAGGTTCCTCAGTACAGAATCACTTACCCTGACAATTAATTACAGATAAAATGTAAAGACACTggatgtatatattcttttttagttCTTCAGTTCTGGGATGTTTTGAAGGTATTCTTGCCTGCTAATGGCTGCTATATATtctctaatttcatttttagtgacttctttatttctcttctgctttagggttatttgtgtatatttctcTCAACATGAGAAATCGCTGAGAATAATTGATCATGAGTTTTTTGCTTCATCAAGGGGTGGTTTGTGACTTCTACACAGGATTCATTATTATGTGTTTTTTGAGCACTGTATTTTGTGGTGGTGAAAGAAAGCATAGTAGATGAAACAGTTTACCTGGAAAAAGAATAGTTAAATTACTGTTTCATCCTTTCCTGTGCCATCACCTAACCTCTCCCTCTGTTTCCCCATTGGTAAGATTATGTACAATTATACCTGTGTAACTTGATTTCACAGGGATGTTATCAAGGAAAATAATATGTTGAGTCATTTTCTGCTCTCTGCCTCTTGATATCTTAGAAGCTGGTATGCCTCTTTATGGTTACAGAGA
This genomic stretch from Chlorocebus sabaeus isolate Y175 chromosome 13, mChlSab1.0.hap1, whole genome shotgun sequence harbors:
- the TAAR5 gene encoding trace amine-associated receptor 5, translating into MRAVFIQGAEEHPAAFCYQVNGSCPRTVHTLAIQLVIYLACAAGMLIIVLGNLFVAFAVSYFKALHTPTNFLLLSLALADMFLGLLVLPLSTIRSVESCWFFGDFLCRLHTYLDTLFCLTSIFHLCFISIDRHCAICDPLLYPSKFTVRVALRYILAGWGVPATYTSFFLYTDVVETRLSQWLEETPCVGSCQLLLNKFWGWLNFPLFFVPCLIMISLYVKIFVVATRQAQQITTLSNSLAGAAKHERKAAKTLGIAVGIYLLCWLPFTIDTMVDSLLHFITPPLVFDIFIWFAYFNSACNPIIYVFSYQWFRKALKLTLSQKLFSPQTRTVDLYQE